In the Sedimentisphaera cyanobacteriorum genome, GGCAGATATAGCTTCTCGGATTCCGGATTCTGGCTACAGCGAAGAGCTTATGGATACGCTGGTAAAGATATGGCACAGCATCAATGATACAAAGATGTATATTACCGGCGGGCTAGGAGCAAAGCATGGCGGAGAGTCTTTCGGCAGGCCTTACGAGCTACCGAACGACGGATACTGCGAAACCTGCGCTCAGATTGCAAATGTTATGTGGAATCAGCGTATGTTCCTTCGCTTCAAGGAAGGCAGGTATATAGATTCCCTCGAACGCAGCCTCTACAACTCGCTAATCAGCGGAGTATCGCTGCAAGGTGATACCTTCTTCTACCCCAATCCGCTCGTCTCAAGCGGCGGCTATTCACGGAGCTCGTGGTTTGAATGCAACTGCTGCATAGGGAATATTGCACGTACAATCCCTTCTATCCCCGGCTATGTTTATGCCCGCAGCGAGGACGGGGTATGGGTTAATCTTTTTATTCCGGGCAAGGCTGGGTTTGAGCTGTCGAACACTCAGGTTGAATTTGTTCAGAAGGGCGGTTATCCTTGGAAGGGCAATATCTCAATAGAAGTTTCACCAAAAGATGAGGCTCGGTTTACAGTGTATCTCCGCATTCCCGGCTGGGCACGGAATAAACCTGTCCCAAGCAGCCTCTACCGCTATAAAGAAATGTTTGATAAACAGCCCGAGCTTTCTGTAAACGGAAAATCAGTCCCGCTGAAAACACAAAAAGGCTACGCTGCTATCAGCCGCAAATGGAAGTCAGGGGATAAAATTGAGCTGAACCTGCCGATGAAGGTTAGGAAGGTTTTGCCGCATCCGAATATCAAAGCGGACAGGGGCAGAATTGCCATGGAAAGAGGGCCGATTGTTTACTGCGCTGAATGGCCTGATTTTAACAGCAAACGTGTAACGCATTTGTATATCCCCGAAAATGCAGAGTTCAAGGCTGAATACCGCAAGGATATGCTTGGCCTTAATGGCGTTGCTGATAAAGGCTGCGTTCTTACAGGCACTGTAAAGGGTCTTTTCGAAAACGAAAAATCCTTGGCAGTATCTAAAAAAGTTGATTTTACTGCAATCCCGTATTACGCATGGGCTCACAGAGGCGAAGGTCAAATGGCGGTATGGCTGCCTGAAGAGAAAGATTTGGCAAATCCAATTCCTAAGCCTACCGTTAAAAAGATGCTTGGCCATTGGAAGCTTGAAGAGGAATCAGGAACTGCTGCAAAAGATTCAAGCGGACAAGGCGGCACCGGCAAACTCGCTGACGGGCTTTCTTTTGATGAAGATTCAAAAGAAACTGCTGCAGGAAGCTGTCTCCATTTCGATGGTACCGGCGACTATATCAAACTGCCCGAAGGTTTTGATGATTTTGTAAAGGGATGCACAATCTCTGTATGGGCATATCCAACAGCAGTTAATAGATGGGCGAGGTTTGTGGATTTAGGCAGCGGCGCGGCTTCAGACAATATCTTTCTAACGCGTGAGGCGGATTCGAATAATCTGATATTCGATTCCTTTACAGGAGCAAGCTCATCAGGCCTTGTTCGGGCGGAAGATGCTGTAGAGCTCAATGAATGGCAGATGTTTACCGCTGCTGCAGGCCCTTCAGGCAATGCTAAGCTTTTCAAGAACGGCAAACTTATAGCCGATGGAAAAATAGAGGTCTCAAATATAAAGCGAACCCGCAATTTCATCGGCAAAAGCAACTGGTCTGCCGATGAAAACTTTCAGGGGCTTATGGATGATGTGCGAATTTACAATTACGGCTTGAGCGATTCGCAGGTCAAGCAGCTCTATAAAAACACAAAACCAAGCCATTGATTCATTAGATTGCCGACTGCAGACAAATGTTGAAAAAAGGGTGCTTTCAGACGGGAAGCACCCTTAAATTTTTATCACAAATAACTATATGATGGACTATTCCTCAGCGGGCTTTTCAGCTGGATCTTCCTGCTTCATTCCCAAAACGCTGCTGTTCCATTGCTCAACTGTTTTTTCTACAGCCTCCGCTTTTAACTGCCCCGTTTTAACAGGCAGCCAGAGCGATACCTTCGGGACGTAGGTAATTACCATCAGCGAGACAACCATTGCCCCGAAGAACGGGAGCATATAACGTGTAACTTTGGCGATAGTAGTCTTTCCTGCACCGCATCCGATAAACAGGCAAGTCCCCACCGGCGGCGTACACAGTCCGATGCAGAGGTTGGCAATGAGCATAATCCCGAAGTGGATCTCGTGCATACCCATAGTTTTTACTACAGGCAGGAATATCGGCGTAAAGATAAGCACTGCCGGGGTCATATCCATAAAAGTGCCCACAAAAAGAAGCAGCAGATTGATTGTAAAGAGGATTACAACAGGGTTGTCAGAGAGGCTTATAAGCCCGCTGCTTACAGACTGCGGTATGTTGGCCATTGTCATTATCCAGCTCATCCCCGAGCTTGCTCCTATAAGAAGCATTACCACAGCAGTTGTTATTCCAGTTCGCTTGAGTATTTCGGGAAGCTCTTTCATCTTTATCTCCCGATACACCCAAACCGAGAGGATAAATGCATAAAGCACCGCTACCGCAGCAGCCTCTGTGGCTGTGAATATTCCTTTCAGAATCCCGCCTATTACTATTATTACAAGCAGAAGGCTCAGAATTGCCCGTTTGAACGACAGCAGTGCCTCAATAAACGAAACCCTGTCTGCAGAGCTGTATTTGTATCTGAAGGCAAAATAGCCGCATACGAACATTATAAAAAGTCCTGTGATTATCCCCGGAATTATCCCTGCCATAAACATCGCAGCAATGGATACGCTCCCCGCTGCAACGGAATAAACAATCATTACATTGCTCGGAGGGATAAGAAGTCCTGTAGTTGCAGCGGTTGTGGTTACGGCTACGTTGAATTCGCGGTTGTAGCCTTTCTTGTTCATTTCCGGAATCATAAAACCGCCTACTGATGAAACCGCAGCTGCTGCAGAGCCCGAAATAGATCCGAACAGCATGCAAGTAAGCGTGTTTACGTATGCAAGTCCGCCGGGAAACATACCCACTAATGAATTGGCAAAGTCGATAAGTCTTCGTGCCATACCGCCTCTACCCATTAGCTGGCCGGAAAAAATAAAAAACGGAATCGCAAGCAAAGCGAAGCTGTTTACCCCTTCGGCCATCTTCGCCGCCACCATAACTGTGGGGTCGCTTCCCTGAGCAGCGATCGCCATAAAGGCTGCTATAGCAATTGAAACCGCTATAGGAACGTTGATTATCAGCAGGAGTACAAATCCAAGTACAAGAATCAGTGTGATTGAACCCATTAGTTGTCCTCCTTTTGCTGGTCTTTTTCAAGAATTGTTTCTGCAAGCTGCTCGGCTGTAAACAAAATTATAAACGCACCGGCAATCGGCAGAGCAAAATATACATGCCCCATCGTTACGCCTAAAGCGGGCGTAAGGGCAGCGGTTGTCTGGTCCATATTCGCAGAGGCCACCTGAACCCCGCCGATTATGAAAACAGCAATAGCGAAAAACAGCACTGTCAGCTGCGTAAAAACCTTTACAAGCTTCCTGGCCTCGGGAGCGAGTTTGCCCACAAAATAATCAACTCCCAAATGGGCATTTTCCCCAAATGCCAGCGCACCGCCCAGAAGTGCAACCCATACCAAAAGGAAGCGTGCCAGCTCTTCGGTCCATTTGGCCTGCCCCCAAGAACGAAGCGTGTGAACACGCCCCACAATACATCGAGAACGAGCACCGCCATTGCAATTATCAGTCCGTATTCAAGCATTCGGCAGAGCCAGAATCTTGCTTTTTTAAGAAGCTCTATATTCATGGTTTAATCTCTCGAATCTTCTTTACAAGCTTGATGATTTCTTCATTCTCAATCGCTTCATACATAGGCTGCACCTTTTCTGCGAAGAGGCTCTGATCTACTTCATGTATTGTTACGCCGTTTTCTTCAGCAAATTCAAGCGATCTTTTTGTTTCTTCTTTCCAAAGCTCTCTCTGATATTCTCTGGATTCTTTCGCAGCTTTCATCAGCCAGCTTTGAAGCCTGCTGTCCAAACTGCGCCATATCTTTGTGCTCATAAGAAGCACATCAGGTATGCGGGTGTGAGCATCTTTGGAGAAATGCTTGCACACTTCGTAATGCTTGTTTGTCGTGAAGCTGGGCGGGTTGTTTTCAGCCCCGTCCACTGTTCCCTGAGCAAGAGCTGTATAGAGCTCGCCCCAGGCGATTGGTGTGGGGGATGCCCCCAGCGAGCTTACCATCTTCATTGCCATCTCGCTGTTCATTACTCTTATTTTCAGGTTTTTCAGGTCCTCCGGAGTTTTTACAGGCTTGTCCTTAGTGTAAAAATTTCTGCTCCCCGAATCGTAGTAGCAAAGCCCTTGAACACCTTTATCATTGCCTTTTTTAAGCAGTTCGCCCCCAAGCTCGCTTTTTAGTACTGTCCAGAAATGCTCTTCAGAACGGAATAGATATGGAAGGCCGAAAACCTTCAGCTCAGGTACAAAATTTTCCAGAGATGCTGCTGAAGTCTTGGTCATTGCAAGGTCGCCGCTGCGAAGCTGCGCTATACACTCCACCTCCGAGCCCAGTACACTGCTTGGATAGATGTCGATTGTGGCCGTCCCGCCGGAGAGCTCCTCCAAACGCTCCTTCATAAAGACCATGCCCTTATGAACGGGGTGGTTTGTGTCAAGGCAGTGGCCGAGTTTAAGAACGGTTTTCTCAGACCTGCCTTCCATAGAACGGACAAACAATGAGAATATGCCCGTTGCTATAATAAGGCCTATTATTAAACCGCTTACAAAAAATGAAGATTCTTTTTTCACGTTTACCCCGCTTAAAAATTAGATACTAAACTGTTCTTCTAAAACTGCCGCAGATGCACCTTTCATCAAGGCATTATGGCCTGCCTGAGCAAGTCTTATCTCGATATTTCTTGAAGATTCGTCATAAACATTTGTTTCAAAACGACTCAAGAGATGATGCTTAAAATAATCAAAACTGACCTCATTGATATATCCGGCAAGAATTAACACGTCCGGGTCGAATATATTAATAGCAGCAGCTGCTGCCCAGCTTATTTTCTCGGCAGCGTAATCTCTAAGTGATAAGGCGTATTCATCGCCTTCTTCTATAAGCTTTTTCCACTTGCCGGCGACTACTTCAGGCTGGTCATCTTCAATAATAATTTTGGAAAAACCGCTTTGAACGCCGGATGCAAGGTCTTTTTTTACCTTGTCAGCTATTGCAGGTCCTGATATATGCGCTTCAAGACAGCCGCGCTGCCCGCAACCGCATAGAGGCCCATTTGGGTCTATTACAATATGCCCAATCTCTCCGCAGCGGTTTGTTGCCCCGTTGATAAGGTTTCCATCTACTATAGTATTAACTCCCACTCCATCGGCGGCATTGAAGTAAACAATGTTCTTTTTAGTAAGTGATGGAGATGCGTTCAACTCAGCAAGAAGCCGTACTTTGGTAGTGAAAACATAAATCGGACATTCGAAATAATCTTCGAGCATTGCCTTGAGCGGGATGTTTTTCCAGCCAAGAGGGCCTGATAGCTTAACAACACCTTCTGGTGATATTGAACCGCTTAATGCTAAACCTATACCGCCAAGCATATTACTGCTTATTTCGTATTTATTGAGCAATCCTTTGATGCTGATTTCTGCAAGTTTTACAACATTTTCAGCGGAACGGTCTAACTCTAAAGAAAGATTAACCTTGTCTCTTAGAGAGGAATTAAGGTCGTATAATGCTAATAGTATATGACTTGGTGAGATTTCTGCGCCCACCACGAACCCACCGGATGGGTTGATTGAAATCAACTTCGGCCGGGCTCCTCTTTTTACGCTTTCAACCTGCGTTTCCTGAATTAACCCTTTTTTTCGCAGCCGACCTACAATATAGGTTACAGTAGAACTGCCCAGTTCAGTTTTTTGACAGAGCTGAGCTTGAGAAAGCGGTTCCTGCCTGCGAAGAATATTCAGGACAAGCTTTTCATTCTTGAGACCGGCGTTTTTAGAATCTATAGCAGTTAAGTTCATATTTATATAATAACTCATTCAATGAGCTTTTCAAGAAACTATTCGTTGAAATTGAAAATTTTTCAGTTATAATAAAACTCAAAGCTTGAGTTTAATCATACTATATTGAGGTTGCCAAATGAATAATTTATTTGACCTAACAGAAAAAAAATACGTTATAACCGGCGGAGCAGGCGTTTTAGGAAGCAGAATGGCCAAAGATCTCGCTGCTGCCGGAGCGAAAGTGTGCATTGCTGATAACGATCAGGACAATGCCGAAAAGGTTGCAGGCGAAATAAATGAGCAGGGCAGTTTTGCTGTCTCAGTGAAGTGTAATGTGCTGAAAAAGGATGAAGTCCGCCAGACACTTGAAAAATCTGAAGAGCTCATGGGCGGGGTTGACGGTCTTATAAACGCCGCAGGAGGGAACAGAAAAGATGCTACTGCCTCAGGAGATTTGAAGTTTTTTGATATTCCTGAGGATGCTATGCATTTCGTATTTAACTTGAATTTCTTTGGAACATTTCTACCTTCTCAGGTTTTCGGAGAGTATTTCGCTGATAAAAAGCAGGGCAGCATACTAAATGTATCAAGTATGGCAGCTCTAACACCCCTGACCAACATTTGCGGCTATGCCGCAGCAAAGGCCGCAGTAAGCAATTTCACTCAATGGCTTTCAGTGCATATGGCAAAAAATTATTCTCCGCAGATAAGGGTGAACGCTATTGCCCCGGGCTTTTTCCTCACTGAACAGAACCGCTTTCTTCTCACTGATGAAAAAACAGGCGAACTCACTGACAGGGGCTCCACGATTATAGAACATACACCTATGGGCGAATTCGGAAAGCCTGAAGACCTAAGCGGCACCGTTTTCTGGCTCTTAAGCGATGCTTCAAGATTTGTAACAGGAACCGTAATCCCTATCGACGGGGGCTTCAGTGCTTTCAGCGGTGTTTGATAACGGCAGGGCAGCAGTTTACCCATTTTAGAGGCAATTTAATTATGCTTTACAGCAGCACAGGCAGTGAAAACACCAACCTATCCGGCGAGGATCTGCGAACGGTTTTGTATGAGGCTCTGGACAAGCTTTCTGGCCGCAAAAGGGTTCTGGTGATACCGCCGGACAATACGAGATTCTATTCCCGTGCAGGCGAGCTTACCCGCTTTGCGTGGGAGTATTATGGGGATAAGCTAACTGATATTCTCCCCGCCCTTGGAACTCATAACCCTATGACAGCAGCTGAAATCAAGCGGATGTTCGGGGATGTGCCAAAGGAGCTTTTCCGCGTTCACAACTGGAGGGAGGATATAACAGCCCTCGGCCACGTACCTTCAAGCTATATCAGCGATGTCAGCGGGGGCAGGCTCAATTTCGACTGGCCTGCGCAGGTGAATAAACTGCTTGTAGAAGGCGGTTTTGACCTGATTCTTTCGATCGGCCAGGTGGTACCGCATGAAGTTATCGGTATGGCAAACTACAACAAGAACATATTTGTCGGGACGGGCGGGGCAGAAGGTATAAACAAAAGCCATTATCTGGGTGCAGTTTACGGGATGGAGCGGATAATGGGCAAAGCGGAGAATCCCGTTAGAAGCGTTCTGAATTACGCAAGCGAGAATTTTGCGAAAAGCCTTCCTGTTGTTTACGCCCATACAGTGATCGAGGCTGGTGAAAACGGTAATACAGCTCGAGGACTTTTTGTAGGCGATGATGAGCAGTGTTTCCATAAAGCAGCGGAGCTGGCTGAGAAAGTGAACGTAACCAAAGTAGAAAAGCCGCTGAAGAAGGCAGTTGTCCTGCTTGAGGCAGACGAATACAAAAGCACATGGCTTGGAAACAAGGCTATATACAGAACCCGTATGGCAATGGCGGACGGGGGCGAACTGATAATTCTTGCCCCGAGCGTTAAGGAATTTGGCGAGGATAAACAGATCGACAAACTGATTCGCAAATACGGCTACACCGGAACGCCGAATGTGCTTGAACAGACAGAGAAAAACAGCGACTTGAGCGATAATCTAAGCGCTGCCGCCCACCTGATACACGGCTCCTCAGAAGGGCGGTTCAATATCACTTACTGCCCGGGCGGCTTAACAAGAGAGGAGATTGAATCGGTGAATTTCAGATACGCCAGTTTGGATGAGATAATGAGAAAATACAGCCCTGAAATGTTGAAGGACGGATTTAATAACATTGAAGGCGAAGAAGTTTACTTCATTTCAAATCCAGGGCTCGGGCTCTGGAAGAGTTAAGGCAAATATTTAATAAAGATTGGGGAAAATATGAACGATATGAAAAAATATTCTATCCTTGTTCCAACTAGTATGGGACTCCGGCTGACCCCCGAGAATTCTCAGCCCTTCCACTGCACCGAAACCTTCAAAATGCAGGCAACCAGCGCTGAAACAAACGTAGCAAGCGTTTCCTCATATCTGGGTATGCCCGTGAAGGTTTTAACCGCCTTTGTAAAAGGCAGTCCTGTATCCCGCTTCATTAAGGACAACCTCCAAGGCCGCGGGATGGACTATGAAGGAGCAGAATTCGAACAGGGCGGGCCATGGGGCTTTCGTCATCAGATAAATATGGCCGGCAGCGGCTGGGGCTCACGCGGGCCGCGCGTGCACAACGACAGAGCAGGCGAAGTTGGAAGAGAGCTGAGCTCGGAATATTTCGATTTCGAAAAAATCTTTGCAGAAGAGGGAGCCCGCATAGTTCACCTGTCCGGTTTAGTGGCGGCATTGTCAGAGAAATCCAGCCAGTTCTGCCTTGATGTGGTTCGATCTGCCAAGAAAAATGGCTCGCTTATCTCATTCGATCTTAACTACAGGGCAAGCTTTTGGAAAGGCCGTGAGAAAGAGCTCGGCGAGGCTTTCGCTGAGATTGCTTCAAACAGCGATATACTTATCGGAAATGAAGAAGATTTTCAGCTCTGCCTTGGGATTGAAGGCCCTGAATCAGGCGGAAAAGGCCTGGAAGAAAAAATCGATAACTTCAAAGAAATGATTGGAAGAATACAGAAGGCCTATCCGAATGCGAAATGGTTTGGAAACACGCTCCGTGAGGTGGTTTCGGCAAACACGCATAAATGGGGAGCGATTCTTACAGACAGCAGCGACTGGGAGATAATAAGCCCCAGAGAGATAGGCGTGTTAGACCGTATCGGAGGCGGCGACGGCTTCGTTGGCGGCCTGCTTTACGGCATACTTAAAGGCTGGGATGCAGCAAACTGTGCCCGTTTCGGATGGGCAGGCGGAGCCCTCGCTGCCACTATGCTAACAGACTACGCCCAGCCAGCAGATGAAGACCAGCTATGGAGCATCTGGGAAGGCAATGCGAGAGTAAAAAGATAATAGAATTTAACATTAGGAGATAATAATATGGCAAAAGCAGATATAGCAGTAGTAGGCTTGGCGGTGATGGGTGAAAACCTCATCCTGAATATGGAAAGCAAAGGCTTCACCGTTGCCTGCTATAACCGCACGGTTTCCAAGGTTGATAATTTTATGAACGGCAGGGCAAAGGGCAAAAATATTATAGGCTGCCGGAGTATAGAAGAGCTGCTCAGCTCGCTCAAATCACCGAGAAAAATTATGCTTATGGTAAAGGCGGGAAAACCTGTCGATGCTTTTATTGAGCAGGTTCTACCCCATCTTGACGACGGAGATATTGTAATAGACGGGGGCAACAGCCATTTCCCCGATACAATCCGCAGAACTGAATATGTGGAAGGCAAGGGCAAGCTCTATATCGGAACAGGCGTTTCGGGTGGCGAGGAAGGGGCTCTTTTAGGCCCCTCTATAATGCCGGGGGGAAGCCCAGCTGCCTGGGAGCACGTAAAGCCCATATTCCAGAAAATCTCAGCCCACACAGAAAAGGACGAGCCCTGCTGCGAATGGGTTGGCGAAAACGGAGCAGGCCATTTCGTTAAGATGGTTCACAACGGCATCGAATACGGCGATATGCAGATGATCTGCGAAACATATCAGCTTATGAAATACGGCCTCGGTATGAGTAATGAGCAGATGAAGGACGTTTTCACCGATTGGAATGAAGGCGAGCTGGATTCTTATCTCATAGAGATTACCCGCGATATACTCGGCTGCAAGGATGAAAGCGGGCAGTATGTTCTCGATTTAATCCTCGATACTGCCGGCCAGAAAGGTACAGGCAAATGGACAGCGATAGCTTCTCTGGATGTAGGTCAGCCGCTTACGCTCATTGGAGAGGCTGTTTTCGCGCGCTGCCTTTCAGCACTCAAAGATGAACGGAAAAAAGCTTCTGAGGTGCTTTCCGGGCCTGATGCTGAGTTTGAAGGCGACAAGGCTAAAATGATTGACGATCTCCGCAAGGCGCTCTATGCCTCGAAGATCGTAAGCTATGCTCAGGGCTATCAGCTTATGCGTGCAGCTGCAGCAGAATATGGATGGAATCTCAATTATGGCGGAATAGCACTTATGTGGCGGGGAGGATGCATTATACGTTCGGTATTCCTCGGAAAGATTAAAGAAGCCTTCGACAAGAATCCAGAGCTTACCAACCTCCTTCTCTATCCGTTCTTTGCAGAAGCGGTACAAAACAGTCAGGATGCTTGGAGACGTGTGGTAACAACTGCCGTTAAGCAGGGGATTCCTGTGCCGGCTATCAGCAGCGCGCTTGCATTCTACGACGGCTATCGAAGCGAGCGTCTGCCTGCAAATATGCTTCAGGCACAGAGGGATTATTTCGGAGCTCACACCTACGAGAGGATCGACAAACCTCGCGGCGAATTCTTCCATACCAACTGGACAGGACGCGGAGGAGAAACCGCTTCTTCAAGCTATATTGTTTAGTGAACTAATCTCCGAAAGGAAAGCAGTATGGATAACTTTATAACAGATAATTTCCTCCTGAAAAGCGGGTCAGCCCAAAGGCTTTACCACGAATTTGCAAAGGATATGCCGATATTTGATTATCACTGTCATCTGCCCCCTAAACAGGTGGCAGAGGATGCTATGTTTGAAAATATCACTCAGGCGTGGCTCGCGGGCGACCACTACAAATGGCGTGCTATGCGTACTAACGGAGTGGATGAAAAATTTGCAACCGGCAGCGCTTCAGACCGCGAAAAATTCCGCAAATGGGCTGAAACTATCCCCTATGCCCTGAAAAGTCCGCTCCACCATTGGACTCATCTGGAGCTGAAGCGTTATTTTGGTATAGATGAGCTTCTCAGTCCCGCCTCCGCAGACAGGATATACGATAAAGCAAGCGAAATGCTTAGATCAAGTCAGTACAGCACCCGAAATCTGATGCGAATGATGAGTGTGAAGGCAGTTTGCACCACAGACGACCCCGTTGACAGCCTCGAATATCACAAAAAGATTGCTGAAGACGGATTTGAAATCAAAGTTCTCCCAACGTGGCGGCCGGACAAAGCCATGGCTGCGGAGGATACTGATAAGCTCAATCAGTGGATTGAGAAGCTCAGCGAGGCAGCAGATATAGAGATTAGTGATTTTCACGCCTATCTGGAAGCCCTCAAAAAACGCCACAGCTTTTTCCACCAAAACGGCTGCCGCATATCAGACCACGGCCTTGAAACTGTTTTTGCTGAGGATTACACCGAATCGGAAATCAAAGCGATTTTTGAAAAAATTCGCTCAAACAAAGAACTTGACCGCGATGAAGTGAACAAATTCAAATCTGCAATGCTGACTGAGCTTGCTGCTATGAATCACTCCCGAGGCTGGGCGCAGCAGCTTCATCTCGGTGCAATAAGAAACAACAATTCGAAGATGTTTAAGTCTCTAGGCCCGGATACGGGATTTGATTCGATTCTCGATGCCGAACTTGCTAGGCCCTTATCTAAATTTTTAGACAGATTAAACACCAATGACAGCCTCGCAAAAACCATTATCTACAACCTGAACCCCAGAGATAATGAGCTTATAGGCTCTATGATAGGCAATTTTCAGGATGGAAGCATCCCGGGCAAGATGCAGTTCGGCACGGCCTGGTGGTTTTTGGACAACAAATCAGGCATGGAAAGGCAAATTGAAGCTCTCTCCAGCCTCGGATTGCTGAGCAGATTCATTGGTATGCTCACTGATTCCCGAAGCTTCCTTTCCTATCCGCGGCACGAGTATTTCAGGAGGATTCTCTGCAATATTCTCGGCAATGATATCGAAAACGGAATTGTCCCGAATCACCTGAATTCTCTGGGCAGAATGGTTCAGGATATATGCTTTAACAACGCAGAAAATTACTTTCAGATAGACCTTGATTGAACAAATAAAACCTTTTTCATTAATACCTTAAATTAGGCGAAGTTTATACTTCGCCTTTTTTCGTAAAAATTCAGGACAGATATATATTAACTCTGAGAAGAAAGATGAATTTTGAAGAATGATTTCACAGCCATCCCATAAGTCCATAAATTTATCGTTGAGGGCTTGTTTATTGTATTAAAACGCCCTTTTCTTGAAGGATTTGAATTACCCCAGTTTGCATTTTTTTTGCTTTTGTTCAATTGGCAGTTTTTTGCTCAATACTGCCCGCTCTCTTTTCACCTCTTTATTTTCGTAAAATCTTGCTACATATTAAAACCCGGCAAATAAGCCTGCTGAGGGCTGCCAACCATACGCGGTGAACCACGTGCTGTCCCACAGGCAGCCATAACGCTAAAAACATCCAGCCGGCTGAATAATAACCCCTCAGTAAAGTAAACAATCGGCTGAATGCTCCTTTCCACTGACCGAGGAAACCTATATACCTTATTAAAATATAAGCCAGCATAGCCGTCCATACTTGCCATAGAATTGCTTTTTGGCTATGCCCTAGGAAATCGCTTAGCTGCAAAGTCTGTTTTATCTGCTTGAAAAACACCTCTATACCCCAGCGGCACTTATATAGGTCGCAAATACTGCTCGGCGCCCACTGCATATTGTTCGTGATAAATTTCATAAGCTTTTTCTCGCCGTTAATTTCCACATAAGCCTTAACTAAACGGAGCTTCTTCGGGTATGCCTCGCGGCTTTTCGGCATTTCAAGTTCAATTAAAGCATCGTATTGGATATTACCTTTTGGTTCTGTATTCTGTTTAACAAAACGATATTTCATATTATCTTTGGCTCTGGTAACCCAGAATAATTCTCGCCTGTCAAGATCTGCTAGATGCTTAAAATCCACGTAAGCCTTGTCAAAAACCGCTATTTCGCCGCTTTTAAGGTCCTGACAGAGCTGATAAGCTTCTGTCGAATCATGGGTTGAGGCTTCTTTTACAATAGCAAATTGAGGCAGGAACGTCTGGAGATTCAGCTGCATATGGCACTTTGCAGCCGCTTTTCGTCTGCGATGTTTAGCCCAGTCAATACAGTTGGCTACAAGCTGGATCGTGGTTGAGTCAACCGCATATATTGCTCTCTTAAAACGCCTCGGAAGGCCGGAATACTTATGGCCTCTCCCAAAATCAAGATGTTTGTTCTGGATATGGGACAGCACCTCCCAGAAGAGAGTCTCTGCCATAAGAGGATCTCGAACCCTGTTTGCATGAGAAAGCCCATTCCTGCTTGGAGGGGTTGCACGGCGGATAGGAGTCAAAGCTCCAGAATGATTACGCAATGTGTCGGAAACGTCGTTGAGCGAGAGACTGTGAGCAATCTGGACATGAAGCATAGATACAATGTGCGACCAGCAAGAAAATGTTCGTGATTGCTTGTCAATACCGAAAGACCGAGACAATTTTGAAACAAGATGTGCAGGAATATGTTGGCATATTTGCTTAAGAATGCTATATTGATGTTTGGCGGGTGTCATGGGTTACTCCTAATTTGTTTAATTAGACTGAAAGAATTAGTG is a window encoding:
- the uxaC gene encoding glucuronate isomerase, translating into MDNFITDNFLLKSGSAQRLYHEFAKDMPIFDYHCHLPPKQVAEDAMFENITQAWLAGDHYKWRAMRTNGVDEKFATGSASDREKFRKWAETIPYALKSPLHHWTHLELKRYFGIDELLSPASADRIYDKASEMLRSSQYSTRNLMRMMSVKAVCTTDDPVDSLEYHKKIAEDGFEIKVLPTWRPDKAMAAEDTDKLNQWIEKLSEAADIEISDFHAYLEALKKRHSFFHQNGCRISDHGLETVFAEDYTESEIKAIFEKIRSNKELDRDEVNKFKSAMLTELAAMNHSRGWAQQLHLGAIRNNNSKMFKSLGPDTGFDSILDAELARPLSKFLDRLNTNDSLAKTIIYNLNPRDNELIGSMIGNFQDGSIPGKMQFGTAWWFLDNKSGMERQIEALSSLGLLSRFIGMLTDSRSFLSYPRHEYFRRILCNILGNDIENGIVPNHLNSLGRMVQDICFNNAENYFQIDLD